A region of the Perca flavescens isolate YP-PL-M2 chromosome 15, PFLA_1.0, whole genome shotgun sequence genome:
CATTCGCACTTTCATCTTAAAAAATATCTCTATTGACTTCCCTCCCGCCACAGGTGTTCTACAAGCGGGCAGACATGGCCATCGGCTCGCTGACCATAAACGAAGAGCGATCTGAGATTATTGACTTCTCGGTGCCATTTGTGGAGACGGGGATCAGTGTGATGGTGGCCAGAAGTAACGGGACTGTCTCACCATCTGCCTTTTTAGGTCAGTAATTCCTCTATGCATACCTGGAGTAATGAAGACGTATGGATGAGGATGTTATTGCCTTTGCTTGCAAAAAATGTCCTCAATTTAGCCATCAAGGGGGCATTGTTGTAGCATAGTGgttaaattacaaaatatttactGTGATTGTTTACCCTGTACGGTTTATGATTTGaattaatatatttttgaaatgtttcaTTTGAACttatgttttgatttgtttttcaattgtattattttttatataatattatattttctCAAATGTTTTGGGTTATGTGTATGTTAATTTATAGCTAGGGTCAACAGATGAGCATTCTTGGCCCTTTACAGTGGTTTCATTGACCATTCAATAAATCAGTTATAGGCTTTTTATTTGTGGGATGGAATTCAGCTATGTAATCTCCGTAATGCTGTAGCATTATAGTAGTAGAATACTTTGTATGTAGTTTTCTTCATCGCTACCGACAGATGAAGTTTGAATCTCAGTGAGCTCTTCCTTTCGCCTGACTGTGTTCCTGTGTCCTCTGTCACCGCAGAACCATACAGTCCGGCGGTCTGGgtgatgatgtttgtcatgtgTCTGACGGTCGTGGCCATCACAGTCTTCGTCTTTGAATACTGCAGTCCAGTTGGGTACAACCGCAGCCTGGTCAGTGCCAAAGGTGAGTGTcgcctccctctctcattcatCTGCTGATCCTCTCTTCACAACCACAACAAGGTAGAAGATGAGCATACGGCTGCTTGATGAACAGTAGTggtttcttgttgttttttgttaaaagtGCAACTTAAAACATGACATACATAGAAAATGATGCGTTCCTATTAGGGATGAACCAATACCAATGCCAGTATTGGGTATCGGTCCAATGCTGTGTGAATGTACTTGTAATCATAAAATTACTCCAATACTACCACACCCAATACCACTTCATAGCCAGTCTCTCAACAGCTTAACATGCATAAACATGAAGAAAAGCGACATTTTAATCTGATCCTTCTACATGCACGGCGCTACTCTGCAAATggctaatttatttttttttttttacagacgaGTTTATATACTTATACAGCCACGAGTCTTCAAATTTGGACAAAATCTTGTGAACTTAGCTGCTGGGTAAACAAACCATCCTCTCTGCTGGTCCGGTGAATCCACATGGCTGCTTTAATATGCACGAGAATGACGTCATCGGACTTTGCGttcttcattctttctaaacgtcactcagtattttgatataaggaattatgatttttttttttttttacactagcTCAGGGAAATGTTCAGCCCATGAGCACTGAGCTTTGAATAGAAAAAAGGCATGGCCCTTTGAAAATACTGTTTTATTCTAATTGACAACAATATCAGAGTAGGCCAAAATCATCTGTGCGTCTGAAAACACCCTCGGACCCCAGATGGATTACTCgtatcggtactcggtatcaaCGAGTACACTGCTCTAGGTCAACAACCCTAACCTtccacattttcaaaaactGCCTAAATTGTTAACTGGAAAAGATGAAAGATAACATACTGTAGGTACTACGTAACCCATTGCCAAAAACAATGTATGTgataaattaatttattttaatattggcATCCCTGAACTTCCACATACAGAGGTGATGGACACTGAGGGGATTTAGAGAACATGTGAAATCCAAGCCTATTTACAGTGGCCACATATTGGATCGATGCCTGGAAAATTGAGACACTGCTGTTTCATTTTGAAACCATGTGGTCTATAAAACATCTTATGATAGAGAATGACGAGGCTTCTCAtctttggatttatttttttagggtGTTTTGCCTAAAAAAAAGATgccaaaatatataaataaattaaatatttagcaatgtcaaaaatgacatcaaattgGTTGTATAGATTTTAGTTTATACATGTAACCGAGTTTTACCTGAACAGAGTCATCTTTCAGACTACCAAACATTACAGCTGTTCCACTGTTGTTGTGTGGTTGTATAGCAGTCTGCTGACATCTGGATGCAAGCTCTCTTCATTGTAATGGCAACACTGGCATATTCCAATTTGCATAGAAATAGTACAGCAATAACACCTGCATACCCAGTGGTGCTGACAAAAAACTCAATCCAGCTTTTGTCAAAATTTCAGCAGCTTGACTTGTGGACACAGCACCTCAGTTCAGCCAAACTCGGTTATATCTAAACTGAAATGTGTACAATATACCTACAAAACTGGCAGAGCATTATAGTTACACAAACAGATttgatttttatgttttttaacagTACTTTTAGGGCTTTAccgaatgtctttttttttttacattcaaagcTTCTATTTAGGTTTTCCAATGAAGCTTCGTATGTCATATTTTATGACGTCATCGACCAACAAAATCCTCACTTCAAAtagctttattggcatgaacaaaAAGCATGCTGTTGCCAAAACAATCTAAATGTATTACACTAAATTAATGACAACATAAATTATAAAATTACTTGTAAACATAAATCCTCATCTTactgttaacagtaaaataactattaactaaagTTTAATAACTATCAATTTATATGtattaatgatggttattaCAAAGTGTTACCATTTGGTCTTTTTTATTAACTCAACTTTCTTTAATAAATATAAGTCCTCAGTTTTGTCCACATTAATACATGTAGCCAGCAGACTAATCCAATAAGGCCATAAAATAATGACGTAATAAAAATTGTGTCCTTAGGCTTATAGCAACATTATGCTTCGAGAGAAATAACGTTGTGGAGTTATTAGAAATGTTTGGATCATTAGAGAAAGCAGCAGTCACTGGAACCTAATTCTACAAATAGTATAATACTAATAAAATTAGTGTAGCTTAATCTTTATCTGCAACTGTGCAGAAATACCGGATTTAAACAGaatgaataaacaaaacaaaaagctgcaCAGCATTTGAATGTTGATTTAGaatttaaatgttaacattATGAAAGAAGCTTTGAAGTATTCGGTTTAGCCctaattaatttaattacatAAGAAAACACCTGATATAAACTAAAAGGAGGATAAAGCAGATTCAAGAGACTATCCTTGCCAAAAAATCAGAAGCTTTGGTGATTTGTTCAAAACCTACATTTATGTTTCCTCACTCATATGAATAGTGACACTAGCGTGAGTTTACACTGCCAAAAAGCCTGGATGGTTAAGCATACAAAGTGTGACACAGTTAGCATCCTTTTTTGCCACAAACGGTaatgggtgttttatttaaaccTTGAAGATAATTTTTCCCCAACATTAACCAAGAAGTTGTCTAATGTTTTCCATAGAGGCAGCAGATCAAAAGAATAGTACATGCGTAATTTTGAAAGGCGATGACGAACTacttgttttgtcatttaggtAGCATCGCCATTGTACAGTGATGAGTGCATTTCCTCCAACATTGTCCACAACGTATAGACCAATACCTAGTCCTGTCCACTCTTGGCTTTATCCTCCCTAGATCCCGGAGGTCCGACCTTCACTATTGGGAAGTCTGTGTGGCTGCTGTGGGGAATTGTCTTCAACAACTCGGTCCCCATTGAGAATCCAAAGGGCACCACCAGTAAGATCATGGTCCTGGTCTGGGCTTTCTTTGCTGTCATCTTCCTGGCTTCCTATACAGCCAACCTGGCAGCCTTCATGATCCAGGAGCAATACATCGACACGGTCTCTGGACTGAGTGACAAAAAGGTACAGAACTCTGTCATTGTCAGTgactgtcctgtgtgtgtggttgtgtttgaTGTACAGCTTAGGAAAAACACAGTGGTCTATTTTGGGTGTGTAAACAGTGTGAGGTAGAGCTATGAAAGGCAAATATCCAGAAGTGTCAATGTCATTGCTGTGACTTTTCCCCTTCCCccgaaaaacataaaaaggggTTCATAGAGTAAGTGGTGAAATTGAATTACATCCCTGGATTCTTTAAATTGGGATGTCTGTGAAAAGCCCATGAATTGTAATGCACAAGTGGATTTTCTGGGCAGACGATTATAGTTGTTTGGTATTATCTTATGCATATTTGTCTCGCCTGAGGGTGTGTTTTTTATAGGAGTATTGACGATAAAATCCATGTTAAACCGACAGCACAAGAACTGGTTTCCAGAATCTTTGCTCGCAGGCAACTTAAGGGATTAAAAAGGCATTTGAGGAAAAGAGCAAGCTGTCCACTGCTCATTACAATTCTAGCAAAGTCATTTACAACTCTCTTCTTATTATACATTAATTTCACTACGCAGAGAAAGAAACAGAGCCATTTTGACAGTGAGTCCATAGATTATTGAACAGCATTCTGCATGGCAGCATGGAGAGAATGCAAGGTGGAAGTGCTTTTTGTCCCGCTGTGCAGAACCCTTCAGGTGAAGTAAATGTAAATGAGGTACAAGATGAAGCCACAGAGAGTGACCTTTTATCAGAGGAGGGAGTGATGAAGAAGGCCACTGCGAGATGATTACCTCATCCCCACAGAATAGACACTTAACTTATAAGTCCTTGTGATGGGGTAACCCATCATGTTAACTCTGACCTTGCCCAACCTTTCTTAAATCGACCATTCAATCCGTGTAGTACACTAAGGTGGATGCAAAAAATGTTTCAGCAACATGCTGTCAAGATAGAGCGAGGTACCTTCATCTAAGTAGGCTAGATATATGGTattaaatttgtattcattaatatttgtattcttatttttaatcactattttgctctttgttttttaatgtttgatgttttgtgtaaagcactttgagttgccttgtgctgaaatgtgctatataaataaaattgccttgccttgccttacatgGAGGGGTAACAGAcaatgtttatgttgttttaaaaaCATCTTGCCAATCATCAGTTTCCTCTCAGACTTCAAGTACCACAATGTTGTTGTAGCACTGCAGAACCTTTAAGAGGGGAAGTTGTAGCATATTTGGTTGTATAAAGAGACTTTGACACCACAGACGATGATTTGCATCCTGTTTCCTTCCAACAATCAACATTGGTTTATTTCAAGTATGAACACAATCTCTCCCTAACACTAAACGAGTAGGTTTAGTTGCATGACCCCAACCTTAACCACAGAGGTGGTTAACAACACTTTGGATCAACAAGGTCCCAGGGGATCTCTTTGTGTTGAAAATCCATCCATCGCAATTTTAACAATAGGTAAACATGTCCCGTAGCactaaacagaaaaaacatCTCTAATGATGAGGACTCTATTGGAGACCATGAGCGATATGATGGAACAGCGTAAGTTATTCAATGTGGAAATGCTTAACAGACAAGAGGCAAACTTCATGTCCTTCATTGAGATGATCCTGGAATATACAAATACCGCAATTGACAAAATCCTGAAAGAGGTTCAGGAGGTCAAATCCAGCCTTCAATTCTCTCAAGCCCAAATTGATGActtgagagagatggagaagaaaGTTAGTTCATTTGAATCAAGAATGCAGTCTCAGTTTATCAACTCTGAAAGCAAAGACATCATATCCAAAATGCATTAGTTAGAATATCAGAATCAACTTATGATACAAGAAAATGTCCATGAGTCTGGGGTCAGATACTGAACAGAAGGTTAGAGAGTTTTTAAAAAGCCAACTGAAAATTGATCCATTGAAATTGAAAAAGCTTGCTGCACTGGAAATGTGAAACAGAACTCTGGAAAAGCAAGAGAAAATTGTGATGAAATTCTTAAGACACAAGACAAAGATCTCATTCTTGCAAAGGCAAGAGCTCATCTCAAGAATACTACAATTTACGTAAATGAGGAGTTCTCTGAATTTCTAAGGAATAAGAGACCAGACCTCATTCCAGCAACAAAACAGGCCAGGGAACGAATAACTTATGCTGTTATCAACTACGACAGGCTGGCAGTTAAACCACAAAAACTTCAGCAGatgtcaaaatttaaaaaagtaattatcttcacttaaAGCAATCTGATGCAGATTGCTAGATATTTGCAAGGGAGTAAGCCTCTCTCCACAacgcgtacctcctatggcgtCATTTTGACAAGCACTCACCCgccattagcattccattgactgccattcattttgatgacaATGTatacgacaatgtataaaaggctccattaccttgtacctcacgttatggctccgtagcagacgtttctgtaaaaataggctaacgattgtgtcataaccacgcgactttctgtcgcatagtagaggaattaccgtatatagtacaggagaagctcgcagttttgacttacattagctgtttaagtttaattactagtgttaactagcattttagttagcaataattagcctgtgcctatgttatctccttacatatacctacactctccgtctctgcaagattcagaataattgagatttctcttggcacagctaccagaagacttacaactttcagacaggttgctcgcgtcacatctacgtcttcaagctcagttggaggctgtgcagtaacgctcagccatcaccggaaaagtgcttctaatatccttcactggtctccatccagagcaaTGGGATCTATTGATCTAtgtattttactgtctatggatatTTGTCTTCACAGCAGTTTAAAAGTGCCTTAAAATTACTTCTTTTAACCAACCAATAGTTTCCATATAAACTGCCTATGTAACTAACCAATATTTCCTTTGTTATACAGGTCTAAAGGCCTATTATGATGAAtgcttgtttttcctttttctatgtatgtttattttctcttttgtcaTGTTGTCTTGTGAAGACTCTAGGCCATGTCACATGAATGTATACCCTTACTATGTTAATCATGGGGTTTGTTTATACTTGCATGTATTATGAATCAGTGTTCTTGATTTGTGTGCATAATTAttgatacatacatacaaattgTGTATATTACATTGTTGTGAATAATGGCTGCCTGGAGAATGCCACTTTTGAAGTCCCTGGAGTGTTTTTGGCCATTCTCCTTCACATTCCCTTGCAAATAATATATTCTATCTTTTTACATTGTATATAATGTGcaatgtgtaaataaaaaaaacaagaggttGAAGATCAGGAAACACTCATATACTGTTCATTTATACAAATATAAACTTGACCTCAAGAGATTGCACAAGGTGCAATATCAAAATTCAGATGAGGTCCAGTTCATTTAAGATGTCCAGATGATATTGCCGCTTTTCTTATACACAAACTTCAGCTCAAAGTGTCCCTCTGCTAATGTACTGAGAAGATATTTGCATAAGGTTAATGAAAAAGTCCAGTTTTGTCAATTGCATTTCCGCCCCGTCTCACTTCCTGTCCTCACAGCTAATTAAATGCATATAGAACTGCCAAAAGCAAAAGGATAAAATGTTCATTTCCTACTGAAGACAAGGACATTTGGATTTCTTTGGACACAGTGTCTGACTGTTTGGTCTTTGAGTTGTAGAGTTAGATGTGTAAAGGTGTGTAGGATAACTAGCACAAATGCACTTTGCAGAAATCACAAGGTGGTGAATGTGATTGTATTAATATCTTATGTCAGAGCTTTTTATCGGGGCCATCCAGCTTGTATGGTGCTTCTCAATGATGGAAAAGTGCACTCTAATGAAGTCACGAGACAACTATCTGGGTGATGGGACAAACTGAAATTTGGTGATATATCCAATTACATGTGCAATCAATCAATATCACAGATCATTTTTGTCATTATCAATCCTTCTACCTTTCTCTACAGTTTCAAAAGCCACAGGAACAGTACCCTCCATTCCGCTTTGGTACAGTCCCAAATGGCAGCACAGAGCGCAACATAAGGAGTAACTACCCTGAGATGCACTCCCACATGGTCAAATACAACCAGAAGGGAGTAGAGGATGCCCTTAACAGCCTCAAAACAGGGTAAGTGTCAGCCAAGGctcataaaaaatatatttacagagGAACTCAGAGCTAAAGCAGAGCCAAACTGTTACATAATGGCCATTTAAGTAAAACAAATTTTCGTTACCTTGCTAGGAAACTGGATGCCTTTATCTATGATGCTGCTGTGCTGAATTACATGGCTGGCAAAGATGAGGGCTGCAAGCTGGTGACCATTGGCAGTGGGAAAGTGTTTGCCACCACTGGTTATGGCATCGCCCTGCAAAAGGATTCACGTTGGAAACGACCCATCGACCTGGCACTGCTCCAGTTCCTGGCTGATGGTAAATTCTTCATATAGTATATATTTAACATATGCTGATTATCACAGAATATTGCCAGTAATGCTAAAATAAATGGAATTACATACTCTCCATGAACTTGAATAAATGGATAAGAAGAATGATAAAAAGTCTATAATGTACAATAATGATACAATACAGCTTCCATAgataaaagaacaagaaagcAGCAAGGGGGAAATGGGTATAAATGTAGGATAAAGAATATTATTATAGGAAAACTCATGCTCATGCATGTCAATAAAACCAAGTTTCAAGAGGGGATTTGAAATGTGACATTTTGCTAACCTAAGCTCCTCTGTAGAGTTGTTTTGAAGCCTCAGGCAAAAGTCTGGTCACCTTTGGCAGAAATTTGCTTcataaagttgtttttgtttccgACTTGCCTCTAATCTTAATTTATTTGCTTGTGAACTACTAAATCATTTACCTCTTCAGTGTTTCAGTCTTCAAACCAGTATGCATATAACTGGTGGTAAGGATTCAAAAATAGACATACTAGAATAGAAAGCCTTTATTGTCAATGAAATTAGGAGCCTTACTCCTGAATAGTGCAATAAAAGACAGGAAGAACATCACAAAGATCAAACTTAAACATCCACAGCCGACAACACAAGTGATTTGAATAAGAGCTTGTATAGCCCCATTACATGTAAGCACTACACAGTCTGGATATTACTCATAGAATAAGATTAAACATAGaagtataaataaaacatgtaaatataaaCATGTATAATACAAACAATACAGAAGTTTTGTTTTAGGGGTCACAAGTTGAAAAGATGGGAATCATTGCTTTATACTAGTTTATGTGCAAATTTTGGCAGCAATTATAACCTCTCTTCAAGAACTGCTGTCTACTTTAATACGTCAGGATTTATTTTGGATTCACTAAATCACAAACAGAAGCTCTGCATAACCTTATTCAGTTGTACCTGGGGTGATTGTTATTTTAGAGAATTTCATTATCCCATGCAAATGCATTTCATGCTAGGCTGGAGGGTGTTTCATTACTCACTCAAAGTCCCCAAATAATACTAGTGTGACGCAAATAATGCTCAAGTATGTATTCTTTGCTCCTCACTTACAGGTGACACACAAAAACTGCAAACTGTCTGGCTCACAGGCATCTGCCGTAATGAGAAGAAAGAGGTGATGAGCAGTAAGCTGGACATTGACAACATGGCTGGGGTCTTCTACATGTTGCTTGTGGCCATGGGCCTGAGCCTGCTGGTTTTTGCTTGGGAACATCTGCTCTACTGGAAATTACGACATTCAGTCCGCAAATCAGAGCATCTGGACTTTCTCCTAGCTATCAGTAGAGTAAGTCATTCCTATATGAAATACTGCAGACATGTTGCTACAATTTAGGCCTATTTTATTATCGTcatacaatatttaaatatgtggtctatgacatttaaaaaggtaACATCTACATCTTGTGTCACGCCATTAACGCTTGACGTATTTTCCATGGGAAACAGCTGAAGTAGTTTTGCAATTATCGTTACAGGGAAAGGATTAAGTCTCATTTTATAGTATCCACTCAGTTGTTTTAAAGTTAATTAAATTCTACCCAACTAACAAAACACTTTTTGAAGACAGAAGTTGCAGAGGATGTTATAGTTACGGATAGGGACGGCCttgctacataaataaaaaacgCAGTTGTAAAGTCTGCTATCTCTTTGTGAGGTATCCTTCAAGACAGGTTTAAAAATCCAGTAGGTCAAATCAGCACACAACTATAATAGGTCAAGGCcagcaacaataaaaacagaaccTAAAATCAAATTAGTTTAAAGCAATAAAAGGACTTCATGGATGTTGTAATGGCCGTGATTCCTGAGTAATTGAATTTAAATTGCTCCATTAAAAAACCTTAATCTATGTGTCGACAGTAGTCAGACGTAGGATTAGATattccaaacagacagacaatttAAAATAATGCTGGTGAAATAAAAACGGAGAAACTAATATGGTAAGTGCATGATCTGCAACTCATTTATAGGTCTGTCTGTTTTAAAAGATCAAGCTGTGTGCACAACAACATTTCAACACAAGAGCATACACCTACCAGAAACAACAATGAATCTCTTTCTGCACTGACAGTTTTccatatatttgttttcaccTCATTTGCTCAGTAATAGAGATTTCatagaaattcaccaaaagtaATCGCTGTGACTGTAGCGAAACATGATTGAAAACAGGAGTTCAATAGATTCTTGGTTCATTCTGGTATCTGATGAGGTTTTAAGATCATGATGTCACCCTTATGTCTTTCTACAGGGCATCTACAGCTGCTTTAATGGAGTAGAGCAAACTGACCACAATGGCAGCATGCAGACTCCGGACGTCACTACCAACTATACACAAGCCAATATGCTAAAGATGCTGCAGACAGCCAAGGACATGGTGTCCTCTGCCAGAGTGGAGAACTCTCTAGACAATGCCACCAAAACAATAGAGAGCTGGAGCAGGCGAGGGGGCGACAATGTGCGGCTTGGCCTGCCACCCAGAGTGACGACCACAGAAATCACTCATGGCCGTCTGCCCTATATCTCCAGCATCACAGACAACCACTCGCCATACCCCCAGAGAGCACTCACACCCACCTTTCCAATTCATTATGGGGACAGCTCTACCCAGCCACTCCTTGATAAGCCTCGAGTGGTGACCCGACCCAACCCGCTCCGCTACACGCTGCCCACCCGCAACAGTCAGCATGTCTTAGAGAGGACTCTGCCCATCTCCAGCCTCAGCAGTCCTCACATCGCTATTCGGGACCCTGTTCCCTCCGGTTCTAACCCCCACCACAGCAGCAGGCTGTATGTGGAGAACCAGGCCCGACACCCCACATCCCCTTTTGTTCCTTACAGGGAGTTACAGGTGCCCGATATCTACGTGGAGCACAAAGGGCCGTTGAGGAGGAAGTTTAGCTACCCCCCTGACTGTGTGACCCGGAGGAGGCGTTCCCATAGCTACGTGTTTGATGCTGCAAACCCCAGAATGAGAGCCGACTATGATGAACCTCGATCCTGCCTTGCTGAGTTGAGGGCCAATCACCTACTGATCAACCACGCCCCTGTTGCTGCTGCCATGGCCTGCAATGCAGGACACTATCCAGGCGGAAGCGCAAGTTGCAACTCCTGTATGAAGTCCTATATGGAGCCTGAAATGGAAGATGTACCACTCTTGGGGAAGGATAAACTCAACCGTCGCGCCTCATTCCTCAAAGCCACGTGGGGCAACGACAGAATCCATCAGGTAGATGAAACAAAGCCCTCCACGTCCTCCACCCGCGTAGACATGCCTGACCTGTTCCCTCGGGTGGTAGTGGCCAACCCAAAGCCCCACAAGCTATACGGCAGTCTGGGCCACAACCTTTCTTGCTACCCCTTGGCTGCTGAGCCTGCCTACTTGGACCCAGCCCACATGGGCTCCTACCCCTACAAGCAAAAGCTCAAGTACTCAGAGTCCACCCGGCTGCCCTCTTACAGGGAAGCCATCCTGCAGAATGCCGCTGCCCTGCGTCGCTCCTCCTCAACAGTGGTGCACAGACACTACTCCACTTATCTGAACTCGTACACAGACTTACCAGTGTATGTGGGGCCAATGGCCCACAGACCGTCCCACTTCTATGACAGTTCTAAGGACATGTGCCATTTGTTTCCCTGTACAAGCAACTGCCCAGATAACGCAGCAATGCTGCCTCATATGAGTGACAGGCAGGTGGTTTACCACAACAATATGTTTGGGTCCTACGATGGCACAGGAAACAGGGAAGACCCAGGCCCTGGGAACAGAGAGCGGAGGCAGGTGTTGGTGGCGCGCAGAGTCAACAGTCCCTATGTGCCAAAGCCCTGGGGCAGGGTATCCAGCCTGGAGTCTGAGGTCTGAGCCCCCCCATCCTTACTGGACCTCCACTAGGCTCTCAAACTGAGCTCCTGTAATGAGGGGCATGCCTGGGGGTACTCCCCTCAGCCTCTGGTTAAGCAAAAATTAAACTCTACACCAATAGTGTATTTGAGAGTGTTGACTCTCAATTATCAGTGCAATAATATATTGGGTAGCGACATGTAAAGGAGAagacactgaaaagaaaatTATTGCTGGGACTTTGTAAgccaaaattaaaaacagtaataaaagaaaaaggcagTGTTGAAAAGTATTTATTACATAAGAATTTAGCCTGTTGATTGTTATTTAAACGATTTTTAAATGCTGTGTTGCTATGTGAAAGAATTATGGGAGACAATATACTGTAGCCTCTCAATCTGATTATGACTTGAGACATTTTTCTGATTGTTTTCAAAATCATTCAAATAACCACCATTTCAATTGAGAGATTAATTATTAGGATCATTTTGTGATCAAAACCACCAACATGTCGTGCGTGAATTTTCTAAGTCCACGAACTTGGTTACGCAGGTGCTCTAAGGCATTCTGCTCCATTGGTTATTCATGTAACTTGACTGGGATTTTAATAAGGGAAACCCATAAAAAGTATTACATGTATTTCCATTGTTACACTTCCCTTTAATAAAGAACAAGGTCATCTCAAGGGCCTTTTGGAATCATCTGTCATTTCAATCTGTATGTTAAACATGCTCTCACATCGTACAGTGATATAATGATTGTGACTCTATTGTACACACAATCTATTCTATTAATCTGCCAGCTCTCACAGAACTGGGGTCTcctttataaacgtggcgtacgcacaaaacggggctgaaatgtgcgtacgccacttcccacgcaaagtttgtgatttataaaaaacaaacttgacgggagaacgtgcggtcctccacgcaaactctgaccaatgcgtacgcacattttgaaGGGAATTGGCGaagcagatggtgaggtggtgaactgaagtcagtaAATGTGTGAAGAATGATTACTCATAATATTTATATGTATTGATGCCTCACagacattttttcactccatat
Encoded here:
- the grin2ca gene encoding glutamate receptor, ionotropic, N-methyl D-aspartate 2Ca, with the protein product MGVRLGCLSDSPWWPPPLLLLLFCTVPFCSGRPFGIPTPSVNVAVVFSGSAYQTEIKGRLSRENFMDLPLEVNPITVLVNNTNPRALLTRICDTLSTNRVHGVVFEDNVGSEAVAQILDFISTQTAVPIVGISGGSAVVLPYKGEGSNFLQLGSSIEQQINGMFKVMEEYNWDSFVVITSLYPGYEAYVDYIKSFTDTSYFIWDLQDVLTFDMSADGMNDIRARRLLQQIDAQVLLVYCSHEEAQYLFTMAAESRLVGPGYIWIVPSLAVGNPDILPPESFPVGLISIITDRWRMSLRKRVRDGVAIVVKGVQSFKKERGFVPEGQSDCHNPLKPTATNDTLFRHMLNVTWEHNDFSFNSNGYLVNPAMIIITLDRERQWDKVGTFEMGILQMRYPVWPRYGSYMEPVSDYRHLTVATLEERPFVIVEAVDPVTGTCVSNTVPCRRQSNRTEAIVGHTEPYTKLCCKGFCIDILKKLSRTIKFSYDLYLVTNGKHGKLVRGIWNGMIGEVFYKRADMAIGSLTINEERSEIIDFSVPFVETGISVMVARSNGTVSPSAFLEPYSPAVWVMMFVMCLTVVAITVFVFEYCSPVGYNRSLVSAKDPGGPTFTIGKSVWLLWGIVFNNSVPIENPKGTTSKIMVLVWAFFAVIFLASYTANLAAFMIQEQYIDTVSGLSDKKFQKPQEQYPPFRFGTVPNGSTERNIRSNYPEMHSHMVKYNQKGVEDALNSLKTGKLDAFIYDAAVLNYMAGKDEGCKLVTIGSGKVFATTGYGIALQKDSRWKRPIDLALLQFLADGDTQKLQTVWLTGICRNEKKEVMSSKLDIDNMAGVFYMLLVAMGLSLLVFAWEHLLYWKLRHSVRKSEHLDFLLAISRGIYSCFNGVEQTDHNGSMQTPDVTTNYTQANMLKMLQTAKDMVSSARVENSLDNATKTIESWSRRGGDNVRLGLPPRVTTTEITHGRLPYISSITDNHSPYPQRALTPTFPIHYGDSSTQPLLDKPRVVTRPNPLRYTLPTRNSQHVLERTLPISSLSSPHIAIRDPVPSGSNPHHSSRLYVENQARHPTSPFVPYRELQVPDIYVEHKGPLRRKFSYPPDCVTRRRRSHSYVFDAANPRMRADYDEPRSCLAELRANHLLINHAPVAAAMACNAGHYPGGSASCNSCMKSYMEPEMEDVPLLGKDKLNRRASFLKATWGNDRIHQVDETKPSTSSTRVDMPDLFPRVVVANPKPHKLYGSLGHNLSCYPLAAEPAYLDPAHMGSYPYKQKLKYSESTRLPSYREAILQNAAALRRSSSTVVHRHYSTYLNSYTDLPVYVGPMAHRPSHFYDSSKDMCHLFPCTSNCPDNAAMLPHMSDRQVVYHNNMFGSYDGTGNREDPGPGNRERRQVLVARRVNSPYVPKPWGRVSSLESEV